Below is a genomic region from Prochlorococcus marinus str. MIT 0918.
TTTTACACCTAAATAGATTTTCAATATAAGCTTAGTCGTTATTTACTTTATTTTAAGTTTCTGTGATGAGTTAAATTATACAAAACGATAAATTAAAATGATATATGTCTTTTCGCATAGACCATCAAATTTCGTCTATTTAATAATGTTTTAGTTTAACTTTACTTATCATTGACTATAAGCACTTATTGTCATAGGACATATAAATGACCTTTTCTGCCACTTATTTTGGATCGAGTAGCTGGTTAGTTGAAATAGATAATTTTAGGATTTTGATTGACCCTTGGTTTAAAGGAGATTTGGTTTTCCTTCCTGGTCCATGGTTAATTAAAGGCACACTGAAATCTAATTTTCAAGTGCCGAAAAAAATTAACCTTATACTTTTGACTCAAGGTTTACCAGATCATTCACATCCAGAATCATTAGATCTTTTTAACCGCTCTATTCCAATTATAGGTTCTGCAGGTGCCGTAAAAGTAGTTTATAAACTTGGCTTTAGGAATATCTCAAAACTTTTACCAGGTCAAAGTCTTAAAATAGATCATATTACTATTGAGGCTACAGCAGGAGCTAATGTCCCAAACCCAGAAAATGGTTATATTGTTTCTAATAAAAACTTCTCATTTTATGTAGAACCTCACGGTTTTCTAGATCAACACATAAAACCAAGACATGTGGATGTAATTTTTACTCCTGTTGTTGATTTAAGTATTCCTTTGGCTGGATCTTTTATTGAAGGGAAATCAATTTTACCAAAACTCTTAAAGACTTTTACCCCCCATACCATTTTTGCTAGTACTACCGGTGGCGATGCAACTTTTACAGGAATTTTAAATAATTTAATTTCAGTTAATGGTACTTATGAAGAAGCATCTAAAGTAATTAATGGAGATTCAATATTTATCAACCCAGTTTTAGATAAACTTTATGAAATAAAGATCTAATTAATTGATTAGAAGGGTGTTCCTGGAACGAAATGAAGTATTAGCAAGCCAATACCAGCTGCAAAAACGATAGAAATGGCTATCGCAACTAAACCATTAACCATTCCCCCGCCTTCTTCTGAATTCATGATCTCTAACTCCCAATAATTTTTGAATAACTATTTAATTTTATAACTAGGTCAAAGAAAAAAAATTATATATTTTGAATTAAATATTTAATCTAATATTATTTAGTCTTACAAAAGCATTATAGAGAAATTTAATTTTTCATAAACTTTGTATTTTCTTATTAAGCTGCTATTAACCCAGATTGAGATAATATATCGACTATTCTATCGATTCTATTTTTAGATGACTCTATGGGGCGAATTTTATCCAATATAGCAGCATTACATATTATCCAATAACTTCCTCTGGCTACTCCTGCCTCATCGCAAACTATTGCTGGAGCCATGCCTGGGAATCTGTTGTAATGAACTCTATTTAAGGAGTCAAACCAACATCTTTCAAGAAAATCAAGTTCTTTTTCAGAAAGTTTTTTAGAGTAACAGTAGTTTTCAAGTAAGTGGCAGAGATTAAGTCCAGTCATCAGATTATTTTCTTTGAGTAACCAAGAAAATAACATTAACTTCGAGTAAAAAAAACTTAATTTCTTAAGTGATTGTTAAGATAAATTTTGTAAGATTTGATGATCAAACATTATTAATCAATTTAGTTAGATAAATTATTACTTATTTTATAATTATTACCCTTTAAATATTTCAATAAATGCAGCTGCCTTATCTGCCTTATCCCTTGCCTTTTTTATAGTTTCAGCCTTGGCCAGAGATACACCCATTCTCCTACCTGCCTTTGCTATAGGCTTGCCAAAAATTAATATGCTCGTGTTTTCTATTGCAAGAGCATTTTCAATTCCTTTATATACTACTTTCGAAAGACTTTCTGTTGATAAGATCACTCTACTTGCTGAGGGTGAGATGCATTTTATTTCGGGAATAGGTAGAGCTAGTATAGCCCTTAAATGTAATTCAAATTCGCTTAGGTTTTGACTTATAAGTGTTACTAGTCCAGTATCATGAGGCCTTGGAGATAATTCAGAGAAAATTACTTCGTTTCCTCTAATAAAAAACTCAACTCCAAACAAACCAGCTCCACCAAGTTCATTTGTAATTGTTTTTGCAA
It encodes:
- a CDS encoding MBL fold metallo-hydrolase is translated as MTFSATYFGSSSWLVEIDNFRILIDPWFKGDLVFLPGPWLIKGTLKSNFQVPKKINLILLTQGLPDHSHPESLDLFNRSIPIIGSAGAVKVVYKLGFRNISKLLPGQSLKIDHITIEATAGANVPNPENGYIVSNKNFSFYVEPHGFLDQHIKPRHVDVIFTPVVDLSIPLAGSFIEGKSILPKLLKTFTPHTIFASTTGGDATFTGILNNLISVNGTYEEASKVINGDSIFINPVLDKLYEIKI